A genomic region of Raphanus sativus cultivar WK10039 chromosome 6, ASM80110v3, whole genome shotgun sequence contains the following coding sequences:
- the LOC108808454 gene encoding uncharacterized protein LOC108808454 has product MIREIRRVDGSVVNTHSEIKQEAVNFFSAFLNRVPGNLQSINMEEMQSLLGFRCSEEESRMLEEEVSGEEIRKVVFAMPNNKSPGPDGYSIEFFKTTWPVVAHDFTIAVQSVLSLVVSELMANRLKKLLPQIIAENQSAFVKGRLLMENVLLASELVKDYHRESISPRCVMKIDISKAFDSVNWEFVLKILEALGFSAKFIHLIGLCIMTPSFSVQVNGDLSDDLMVFVEGSKQSIQGALSVFDEFEGPMLKSSNAKVAWKDICCKKNERGLGIRNLREVNKVYGLKLIWRMLSGSSLWGEWIKANLLKGKSFWEVNLKMQNGSWMWHKMLKLRSVAKLFYKVEVGNGRSSSFGFDHWSEKGVLSDLLGDRGITDMGLCKNATVEEAVLQVRRRRRHRSIVLNEIEEEINFIKNNFNSEKEDTSLWRRDSGYKKDFSTQETWNQLRDKKTLCEWALEVWFSQATPKYAFMAWLAVLNRMSTMDRVVKWSQAQVWEFIAKGLLCNSYTTVWSEIIAIISDKTREKKNLLCIRYAFQAVLYALWRERNKLKHGEKGMSLDVLRRVIEKGIHNRISLIRKSGTKGMEELMIYWFNTR; this is encoded by the exons ATGATTAGAGAAATCAGAAGAGTGGATGGGAGTGTTGTGAACACTCATTCTGAGATCAAGCAGGAAGCTGTAAACTTCTTCTCAGCCTTTTTAAATCGAGTTCCGGGTAATCTTCAGAGTATAAATATGGAGGAGATGCAGAGTCTTCTTGGGTTTAGATGTTCTGAAGAAGAAAGTCGTATGTTGGAAGAGGAGGTTTCTGGAGAGGAAATTAGAAAAGTAGTATTTGCGATGCCAAATAATAAATCTCCGGGTCCTGACGGTTATTCTATTGAGTTTTTCAAGACCACCTGGCCAGTAGTTGCTCATGACTTCACTATAGCAGTTCAGTCAGTTTTAAGCTTG GTAGTTTCTGAGCTAATGGCAAATAGATTGAAAAAGCTTCTTCCTCAGATTATTGCGGAAAACCAATCTGCTTTTGTTAAAGGAAGATTGCTAATGGAGAATGTCTTGTTAGCATCTGAGCTTGTGAAGGATTACCATAGAGAATCAATAAGCCCGAGATGTGTCATGAAGATCGACATTTCTAAAGCTTTTGATTCTGTGAATTGGGAGTTTGTTTTGAAGATTCTTGAAGCGTTGGGATTTTCTGCAAAGTTTATTCATCTGATTGGATTATGCATTATGACTCCATCTTTCTCGGTGCAAGTAAATGGGGATTTATCGG ATGATTTAATGGTGTTTGTAGAAGGATCAAAGCAATCTATTCAAGGTGCTCTGTCTGTTTTTGATGAATTTGAAG GGCCAATGCTGAAATCGTCAAATGCAAAAGTAGCTTGGAAAGACATTTGCTGCAAGAAAAATGAAAGGGGTTTGGGAATCAGGAACTTAAGGGAGGTAAATAAAGTTTATGGTCTGAAATTGATCTGGAGAATGCTATCAGGTTCATCGTTATGGGGCGAATGGATTAAAGCTAATCTTTTAAAAGGGAAAAGCTTTTGGGAAGTAAACTTGAAGATGCAAAATGGTTCTTGGATGTGGCACAAGATGTTGAAGCTAAGAAGTGTTGCAAAGCTTTTTTATAAGGTAGAAGTTGGAAATGGGAGATCTAGTTCATTCGGGTTTGATCATTGGTCTGAGAAAGGAGTCCTCTCTGATCTGCTTGGTGACAGAGGTATTACTGATATGGGATTGTGTAAAAACGCCACTGTGGAGGAGGCTGTACTACAggtaagaaggagaagaaggcaTAGGTCGATAGTTCTCAATGAAATTGAAGAGGAGATTAACTTCATAAAGAACAACTTCAACTCTGAGAAGGAAGATACTAGCCTTTGGAGAAGAGACTCTGGATATAAGAAAGATTTCTCCACTCAGGAAACGTGGAACCAGTTAAGAGATAAGAAGACTTTATGTGAATGGGCTTTAGAGGTATGGTTCTCGCAAGCAACCCCCAAATATGCTTTCATGGCATGGTTGGCTGTTCTCAATAGGATGTCGACTATGGACAGAGTGGTGAAATGGAGTCAGG CACAAGTATGGGAATTCATTGCTAAAGGGTTGTTGTGTAACTCTTATACTACTGTCTGGTCTGAGATCATTGCTATTATCTCGGATAAGACAAGGGAGAAGAAGAACCTGCTCTGTATAAGATATGCTTTCCAAGCGGTTCTTTATGCATTAtggagagaaagaaataagctgaaGCATGGAGAAAAGGGTATGTCGTTGGATGTTCTCAGAAGAGTTATTGAAAAGGGCATTCATAACAGAATCAGTCTGATCCGGAAGAGTGGTACTAAAGGGATGGAGGAGCTAATGATTTACTGGTTTAACACTAGATAA
- the LOC108809792 gene encoding uncharacterized protein LOC108809792, whose amino-acid sequence MGLSQTATVLVAVFSLCLTGVTAQLAYVLWWKRRFRRRSIAGGSELDVFSSRGGDPTATPPPSKELLYFFLFCVENKQFPIGSATAPPLPSAEPPADDAASKWSTRGETLLCGPSETLFTIAEDSTSETDHRTADMEPRGSVSVDDHVKDDKLEEDFAATDKNDDDGTSTPPFSTPCASPPFYTPSPSPVRDDLTLTNELREESLHG is encoded by the coding sequence ATGGGTCTAAGCCAAACCGCAACCGTACTTGTAGCTGTATTCTCCTTGTGTCTAACCGGAGTCACGGCCCAGCTCGCCTACGTTCTATGGTGGAAACGGCGGTTTCGTCGTCGGAGCATCGCCGGAGGATCGGAGCTCGACGTTTTTTCCTCCCGCGGCGGAGACCCGACGGCGACACCACCGCCGTCGAAGGAGCTTCTctacttcttcctcttttgcGTCGAAAATAAACAGTTCCCGATAGGATCCGCCACAGCTCCACCGCTTCCCTCAGCAGAACCGCCGGCTGATGACGCGGCGTCGAAGTGGTCAACCAGGGGAGAGACTTTACTCTGCGGTCCTTCCGAGACTCTCTTCACCATCGCTGAAGACTCTACCAGCGAGACTGATCATCGGACGGCGGATATGGAGCCACGTGGAAGCGTATCAGTGGACGATCATGTGAAAGACGACAAACTGGAAGAGGATTTCGCCGCGACGGATAAAAACGACGACGACGGAACAAGTACACCGCCGTTTTCTACTCCGTGTGCTTCGCCGCCGTTTTACACGCCGTCGCCTTCTCCGGTTCGTGATGATCTCACTCTCACGAATGAGCTACGTGAGGAGAGTTTACACGGATGA
- the LOC108809217 gene encoding NDR1/HIN1-like protein 12, protein MSKDCGNHGGGKEAAVRRILTAVIAFIIIVLITIFLVWAILRPTKPRFVLQDATVFAFNLSQPNLLTTNFQVTFASRNPNSKIGIYYDRLHVYATYRNQQITLRTAIPPTYQGHKEDNIWSPFVYGTAVPIAPYNSVALGDEQGRGFVGLMIRADGRVRWKVGTLITGKYHIHVRCPAYINLGNKAAGVIVGDNAVKYTLVTKCSVNV, encoded by the coding sequence ATGTCAAAAGATTGCGGTAACCACGGTGGAGGCAAAGAAGCAGCCGTCCGGCGAATCTTAACCGCCGTAATAGCCTTCATCATAATAGTCCTAATCACCATCTTCCTAGTATGGGCCATACTTAGGCCCACCAAGCCAAGATTCGTCCTCCAGGACGCCACAGTCTTCGCCTTCAATCTCTCGCAACCAAACCTACTCACCACAAACTTCCAAGTCACATTCGCATCACGTAACCCTAACTCCAAGATCGGAATCTACTACGACCGTCTCCACGTCTACGCTACGTACCGGAACCAGCAGATAACTCTCCGTACGGCGATTCCTCCAACGTACCAAGGCCACAAAGAAGACAACATCTGGTCTCCGTTCGTTTACGGAACCGCTGTTCCCATAGCTCCTTACAACTCCGTCGCGTTGGGGGATGAGCAAGGACGTGGGTTCGTCGGGTTGATGATACGCGCAGATGGGCGCGTGAGGTGGAAAGTAGGGACGTTGATCACCGGGAAATACCATATCCATGTTCGGTGTCCGGCCTACATCAATCTTGGAAACAAAGCTGCTGGTGTTATTGTTGGTGACAACGCCGTTAAGTATACGTTGGTTACTAAATGCAGTGTCAATGTTTAG